The following DNA comes from Deltaproteobacteria bacterium.
TTCTCGGTGGGGGCGTCGGGTTTGCGGATCGCGGGCGGAACGCTTACCGAACCGCTCCACGGCTTCGCCGTCTCCGGCAACATCCTCTCCCTGCTCGGCAAGGTCGAGGCGGCGGGGAAGGACTTCCGCTGCTTCGGGAACGTCGGCACCCCGTCCCTGTTCGTCGGGACGATCTCCGTGGGCGGGGAGTGATCGCGGGATGACGGAACCGCTCTTCATCTTCGACCTGGACAACACGCTCTACCCGCCCGAGGTGCCGCTGTGGCGGATCGTGGACGAGCGGATCGAGCGGTACGTGCGGGAGCGGCTCGGCGCCGATCCCGATACCGCGCGCCGGGTCCGCAAGCGGTTCCTCGCGGAGTACGGGACGACGCTGCGCGGCCTCATGCGCCACCACGGCGTCCGCCCGGACGACTACCTCGAATTCGTCCACGACGTGCCGATTCCCGAGATCGTGCCCCGGCGCCCCGAGCTGCTCGAGATGCTCTCGGGGCTCCCCGGGCGGCGCGTCGTGTTCACCAACGGTTCGGAAGATTACGCCCGGCGCGTCCTTTCCGCGCTCGGGGTCGCGGAGACGATGGAAGGGATCTACGGGATCGAGTTCATGGAATACATCGCAAAGCCGTCGCCGTACCCGTACGCGAAGCTGCTGCGGGCCACGGGGACCCGCGCGGAGGACTCCCTGTTCTGCGAGGACAGCCGGCAAAACCTGCTGCCCGCGCGCGAGCTCGGGATGTTCACCGTGTGGGTGGGAGGGAACGCGGACGATTCGCCGGCCCACGCCGTCGTACGCGACGTGTGCGAGCTGCCGGGCGTGCTCCACGGGTTCCTGCCGGCGGTACAACAGACTGGAGGATGAGGGATGACCGAAGGGGAAAAGAAGCGAAGGTACTGGAAGCGCGGGGGGAAGAAGAAAAAGGCGGGCGCCGTGGAAGCGGGCGCCGTAGCCGAGGGACAGGAGGCGGCGGCGGGACCGGAGCCCGCGGGATCCGATGGGCCCGCCGAAGCCGTGGCGGACCCCGCGCCCGCGGATGCGGGCGGCACGGAAACGGCGGAAGGCGCGGCCGCCCCGAAGAAAGGCCGCCGCCGCAGCCGAAGGCGCGGGAAGAAGCCGCCGGACGCGGTCACCGGCGCGGCGGCCGGCGCGGCCGAGGCGGACGTTCGCCGGGATGAGGGGACCGGGGAAGCGGCGCCGGAAGCTCCGGTCGCGGAGGTCGCCAAGCCGTTCTGGGAGGCGGTGGAACCGCCGCCCGCCGACATCTTCTCCGGCGGGACGCAAGCCGGGGCCGATGCGCCCGCCCAAGGCGAACAGCCTCCGCCGGGCGAGGGCGGGCGGAAGCGACGTCGTCGCCGCCGCCGGAGACGCGGGGGGAAGGGTAGGGCCCCCGGCCAGGCCGAGGGCGGGACCGCGCCGACGGATCGTCCGGACGACTCCGAAGGGGAGTACGAAGGCGGCGACGAGACGGCGGACCACGCCGCGGGGCTGACCGACGCGGAGGAGCCGGAGATCCCCGCCGGGACCGACCTGGAGGACGAGGAGGAGTTCGAGACCGAGGCGGAGGAGGAAGGGACGGGCGCCCGCAAGGTGATGCTGATCGACGGCGTCCACCCCGAGGAGAACCGGGTGGCGATCGTCGCGGACGGCGTCCTCGAATATTACGAGATCGAGAACCAGCGGAAAAAAGCGTTCAAGGGGAATATCTACAAGGGGAAGGTGGTGAACATCGCCCCCGCCATCGAGGCCGCCTTCGTCGAGTTCGGCGGCGGCCGCCACGGCTTCCTCCCCTTGAACGAATATTGCGCCGGCGCGCTGATGGACCACCTCGGAACGTGGAACGAGGGGGACAAGCGCCCGCCTCTGCGCTCCGGCATGGAGATCCTGGTCCAGGTGACGAAGGAGGAGTCCACCATCAAGGGGGCGGCCCTTACCTCCTACATCAGCATCGCCGGCCGGTACATGGTGATGATGCTCGGGATGAAGCGGTACGGCATCTCAAAGAAGATCACCGGGGAGAAGGAGCGGGAGCGGATCCGCAAGCAGATGGAGAAGCTCGACTACCCCGACCACCTCGGTTTCATCGTCCGCACGGTGGGGGCGGCCCGGCCCCTGAAGGACCTGAAAGCCGACCTGCAGAACCTGCTGAAGCTGTGGGACCGCACCGTGGAGGGGGCCCGGGCGAACAAGGCGCCGGCGCTGCTCTACGAGGAGCAGGACATCGTGATCCGCACGCTCCGCGACAACTACTCGGCGGACGTCGCCGAGGTGCTGATGAACTCCGACGCCGCGTACCGCAAGGCGTCCGCGTTCTTCGACGTCTACTACCCCAAGCAGAAGGGAAAGCTCAAGATCATCCGGCAGAAGCGTCCGCTCTACTCGCGGTTCAACCTCGAGGAGCAGGCGGAACGGCTTTCCTCCCGCAAGATCCCGCTGTCGTCGGGCGGGCACATCGTGATCGACCGGACGGAGGCGATCTGGACCATCGACGTCAACTCCGGGCGGTCGTCGAAGGACCGCGACATCGAGGACACGGCGTTCCGCACGAACAAGGAGGCGGCGGCGGAGATCACCCGCCAGATGCGCCTTCGCGACATCGGCGGCCTGATCGTGGTCGACTTCATCGACATGGAGAGCAAGGGGCACAACAAGGACGTGGAGCGGATCCTGAAGGACGGCTTGAAGAGGGACAAGGCCAAGAGCGACGTCACTTCGCTCGGCAAATTCGGCCTGGTCGCCATCAGCCGGCAGCGGATGGGGACCTCCTTCTACGACATCCTCCTCAAAGGGTGCGAGACGTGCGGCGGGACCGGCGTCACGCCGACGCAGGACTCCGCCGTGGTCCGGCTCTTCCGGCGCCTGCACGACGAGCTGTCCAGGGAAGGGAAGGAGGGGGCCAGGGACGTCTCCGTGCGCGTCGCCCCGGGCCTTCTCGAGACGCTGCTGAACCAGAAGCGGGACGAGATCAACCGGATCGAGCGGCTGTGCGGCGGGAAGGTGCTGTTCCAGGCGGACGCCGCGCTCCTCCCTTCCACGTTCGCCATCGGGAACGGGCCGGGGCATTAAGGCATGGGCGATCCGTCGCAGGGAAACCCCTTCCGGCGGATCGGGCGGCGGTACATCCGCGTCGCCCTTTTCTACCTTTCCCTCGGCCTGCTCCTCGGGGCCGGGATGCTCTGGTTCGGCAACGACAACTTCCAGTTCCTGCACGGCCACATGCTGCTGGTGGGCGTGGCGCTCTTCGCGGGATACGGCGCGGGGTACTTCTGGATCGCCGGGAGGTCGGACGGTGGTCCGGCCCCCGGCGTCACCCCGGCGCTCGCCAACCTCCAGTTCTGGCTCGCCAACGTCGGCCTTCCGGGGATGCTCGCCGGTTCCGTCCTTCCGATCGGCCTCGGCCTGGACCGCATCGGCGTCCTGTTCGGCTTCATCGAGGCCGCCGCCGGCATCCTTTTCGCCGTCCTGCTCCACCGCGCCCTGAAAACCGCAGTACCGGGACGTTGATGGAAACCGCAGTACTCTGGCAGAACCGGGACACTCTTGGACGATAGTTACGGCAGGAAAGTCTGTCCCCGTTCTGCGGGAGTTTTCATCAACGTCCCGGTTTTGCGGGGTTACGGCAGGAGCGGTTCGCCGGGCTTGAACGCGCGGAAGCCGTACGCCCCCTCGGCGGTGAGGTAGAAGTAGCGCCACCGCTCCTTCCACGCCGGCAGGACCGCGAGCACCTTCGTCGACTCCCCGCTCGAAAACCGCATCAGCTTCTCCTGGTGGAAGTGGCCCAGCAGGACGAAGTCGACCCCCCTCCCGAACATCCGCATCCCGAACTCCCGGCAATCGCGCTCCGGGAACGACGCCTTGTACCGGCGGTTGGAGCGCTTCAGCTTCCGCTCGATCCGGTCCGCCATCGGCAGGATGATCGAGGCGGGGAGCCGCGCGACCCCCTCGTACGCCAGCCGGTTCTTCGAGATCCCCTTCCAGAACCGGTAGGCGAAATCCGCCCGGTTGATCGTGTCCCCGTGGGCGAGGTAGAGCCTCTTCTCCCCGACCGCCGCCCGCATCTCCCCCTCCGAGACCGCGTCGAACGTGGTCCCC
Coding sequences within:
- a CDS encoding TldD/PmbA family protein, with product FSVGASGLRIAGGTLTEPLHGFAVSGNILSLLGKVEAAGKDFRCFGNVGTPSLFVGTISVGGE
- a CDS encoding pyrimidine 5'-nucleotidase; its protein translation is MTEPLFIFDLDNTLYPPEVPLWRIVDERIERYVRERLGADPDTARRVRKRFLAEYGTTLRGLMRHHGVRPDDYLEFVHDVPIPEIVPRRPELLEMLSGLPGRRVVFTNGSEDYARRVLSALGVAETMEGIYGIEFMEYIAKPSPYPYAKLLRATGTRAEDSLFCEDSRQNLLPARELGMFTVWVGGNADDSPAHAVVRDVCELPGVLHGFLPAVQQTGG
- a CDS encoding Rne/Rng family ribonuclease, translating into MTEGEKKRRYWKRGGKKKKAGAVEAGAVAEGQEAAAGPEPAGSDGPAEAVADPAPADAGGTETAEGAAAPKKGRRRSRRRGKKPPDAVTGAAAGAAEADVRRDEGTGEAAPEAPVAEVAKPFWEAVEPPPADIFSGGTQAGADAPAQGEQPPPGEGGRKRRRRRRRRRGGKGRAPGQAEGGTAPTDRPDDSEGEYEGGDETADHAAGLTDAEEPEIPAGTDLEDEEEFETEAEEEGTGARKVMLIDGVHPEENRVAIVADGVLEYYEIENQRKKAFKGNIYKGKVVNIAPAIEAAFVEFGGGRHGFLPLNEYCAGALMDHLGTWNEGDKRPPLRSGMEILVQVTKEESTIKGAALTSYISIAGRYMVMMLGMKRYGISKKITGEKERERIRKQMEKLDYPDHLGFIVRTVGAARPLKDLKADLQNLLKLWDRTVEGARANKAPALLYEEQDIVIRTLRDNYSADVAEVLMNSDAAYRKASAFFDVYYPKQKGKLKIIRQKRPLYSRFNLEEQAERLSSRKIPLSSGGHIVIDRTEAIWTIDVNSGRSSKDRDIEDTAFRTNKEAAAEITRQMRLRDIGGLIVVDFIDMESKGHNKDVERILKDGLKRDKAKSDVTSLGKFGLVAISRQRMGTSFYDILLKGCETCGGTGVTPTQDSAVVRLFRRLHDELSREGKEGARDVSVRVAPGLLETLLNQKRDEINRIERLCGGKVLFQADAALLPSTFAIGNGPGH
- a CDS encoding UDP-2,3-diacylglucosamine diphosphatase, whose protein sequence is MEKGFPISADRAIFLSDAHLNQDDIHSRRFVELAERCADEKIPLYLLGDVFDLWFGSPALTFGFQKPIVDRLRELRRGGLHLYYVEGNRDFYLKRDHEGTTFDAVSEGEMRAAVGEKRLYLAHGDTINRADFAYRFWKGISKNRLAYEGVARLPASIILPMADRIERKLKRSNRRYKASFPERDCREFGMRMFGRGVDFVLLGHFHQEKLMRFSSGESTKVLAVLPAWKERWRYFYLTAEGAYGFRAFKPGEPLLP